CATATGACTGAACAGCGCCCGATTGCGGTCCTGGGAGGCGGGAGTTTCGGCACTGCCGTGGCTAACCTGCTGGCGGAAAACGGCCACGCGGTGCGCCAATGGATGCGTGACCCCGAACAGGCCGAGGCCATCCGGGTCAACCGGGAGAATCCGCGTTACCTCAAGGGCATCAAGGTCCGGCCTGAAGTGGAGCCGGTCACTGACTTGCAGGCCACACTCGAAGGCAGCGACCTGTTCTTCGTGGCCTTGCCTTCCAGCGCCTTGCGCTCGGTATTGGCGCCCCATGCCGAACGCTTGAGCGGCAAACTGCTGGTGAGCCTGACCAAAGGTATCGAGGCGCAAACCTTCAAGCTGATGAGCGAGATCCTCGAAGACATCGCCCCCAAGGCGCGAATCGGCGTGATCTCCGGGCCGAACCTGGCGCGCGAGATTGCCGAGCATGCGCTGACCGCCACCGTGGTCGCCAGCGAAGATGAAGAGTTGTGCCAACGGGTCCAGGCCGCGTTGCATGGCCGCACTTTCCGCGTCTATGCCAGCGCGGATCGTTTCGGCGTGGAGCTGGGCGGGGCGCTGAAGAATGTCTACGCGATCATCGCCGGCATGGCGGTCGCCTTGGGCATGGGCGAGAACACCAAGAGCATGCTGATCACCCGGGCGCTGGCGGAAATGACCCGATTCGCCGTCAGCCAGGGCGCCAATCCGATGACTTTCCTCGGGCTGGCCGGGGTGGGCGACCTGATCGTTACCTGCTCTTCGCCCAAGAGCCGCAACTACCAGGTCGGCTTCGCCCTCGGCCAAGGCCTGAGCCTGGACGAGGCCGTGTCGCGCCTGGGTGAAGTGGCGGAAGGGGTCAACACCCTCAAGGTGCTCAAGGCCAAGTCCCAGGAGGCCGGCGTGTACATGCCGCTGGTCGCCGGTCTGCATGCGATCCTGTTCGAAGGGCGCACGCTGGAACAGGTGATCGAACTGTTGATGCGTGGCGAACCCAAGACCGACGTCGATTTTATTTCCACCAGCGGTTTCAACTGATTCCCTTTGACCGCAAGCAGGAGCGAACCATGAACGATCCGAAAGGGCAGCCTCAATACGAATCCATCCTGCTGCGCGTGCTGTGGATGGTGATTTACCTGCTGGTCTGGCAGGTGGCGCAATTCATCCTCGGCGCCGTGGTGCTGGTGCAGTTGATCTACCGGCTGATCTACGGCGCGCCCAGCGCCAGCCTGATGAATTTTGGCGACAGCCTGAGCCAGTTCCTCGCGCAGATCGGCCGTTTTGGCACCTTTCACAGTGACCAGAAGCCTTGGCCATTCGCCGACTGGCCGACCCCACGCACGCCGGAAGGCGAAGCGCCCCACACCGTGGCGCCGGCACCGCACCCGGTCCGGGACGAGGAGCCGAAGCTATGAAACTGTGGGTATTGCGTCATGGCGAGGCCGAGCCCCACGGAGCCCGTCCCGATCCGGAGCGGGTGTTGACGATTCATGGGCGCGAGGAAGTGCTGCTCAGCGCCGGTCGATTGATAGGCGAGCCGTTGCGGGCCATTTATGCCAGCCCTTACGTGCGCGCCCAGCAGACCGCGCAACTGGTACGCGAGGCCCTCGGATTCGAGCCTGAGTTGATCACCGTGAACTGGTTGACGCCGGAGACGCGTCCGGCTGAAGTGTTGAAACACCTGGACGATCAGGGCAACGTTCTGCTGGTCAGCCATAACCCATTGGTGGGCAGCCTGCTGGGCTTTTTGCAGCACGGTCACTTGCAGCAACCGGAACAGGTTTCGACGGCTGGCTTGGCCGAGCTGGAAGGTGATCTGCCGCTGGCCGGTGCGATGAAGCTCAAGAGCCTCAAGCATCCCTGAAACGAACGGTCCCAAGGCAAAATAAAAATCACAAGGAACGGCAACGATGAGTCTGTGGCGCACCACCCCGAATATTGAACAACTGAACGCCGCTGGTAAAAACACCATCAGCGAAGTGCTGGACATTCGTTTCGAGTCCTTCGACGACGAGTCCCTGACTGCGAGCATGGTTGTTGATCACCGCACCCACCAGCCGTTCGGCCTGCTGCACGGCGGCGCGTCGGTGGTGCTGGCCGAAACGGTCGGCTCCATGGCCGCCTACCTGTGCGTGGACACCAGCAAGTTCTACTGCGTGGGCCTGGAGATCAACGCCAACCATTTGCGGGGCGTACGCAGCGGACGGGTCACGGCCACGGCCCGCTCGGTTCACCTGGGGCGCACCACCCAGGTCTGGGACATCCGGTTGGTCAACGATGACGGCAAGGTCAACTGCGTATCGCGCCTGACCATGGCGGTGGTGCCGTTGGGTGAGCAGCCGCCGGCGCGTTGATGCCTGCGGGGTGGAGCAGTCCATTGTGGCGAGGGAGCTTGCTCCCGCTGGGGCGCGAAGCGGCCCTCGGTCTCGTGACTCGATCAGCCGGGCACACCGTGTTGCCCATCTTCGGGCCTGCTGCGCAGCCCACCGGGAGCAAGCTCCCTCGCCACGGGGCAGTGGGCACGAGCCCATATCCCAACCCCGACTGTCATCATTCCTGTCAGTTACGGTCATTGCCGCGCCGCCGGGTTCTGCGCAGAATCGATCGCAGTTCTCGCAATGGATCGGCCCAACATGTCGCAACAGGTGTTTTTCGCTCACGCCAATGGTTTCCCCTCGGCCACGTACGGCAAGCTGTTCGCCGCACTGGCGCCGCAGTACCAGGTCGCGCATCTGGAATTGCACGGGCACGACCCGCGCTTCCCCGTCGATGACAACTGGAACAACCTGGTGGACGAGCTGATTCATCATCTGGAGCAGCAACCGGAACCGGTCTGGGGAGTGGGGCATTCCTTGGGGGGCGTGCTGCATCTGCACGCGGCGTTGCGCAGCCCTTGGTTGTATCGGGGCGTGGTCATGCTCGATTCTCCGGTGCTGACCCGTGTGGATCGCTGGCTGATCCTGGCCGCCAAGCGCCTGGGCTTCATCGATCGCCTGACGCCGGCGGGGCGAACCCTGGGGCGGCGGGAGGAGTTCAGCGACCTGGAATCGGCGCGGACTTATTTTGCTGGCAAGACGCTGTTTCGCGGTTTCGACCCAGAGTGCTTCGAAGCGTACCTGCAACATGGCTTGCAGCCGGTCGGCGATCGGTTGCGACTGCGCTTCGACCCGGCCACGGAAATCAGCATCTACCGAGGTGTGCCGCACACCAGCCCCGGAAGGGCTCGAAAACTCGAAATCCCGCTGGCCGTGGTGCGGGGGCGGCAGAGTCGGGTGGTGATGCGTCATCACGCCCGGTCGGTGGGACGCATGCCCTTCGGCGAGTCGCTGAGCATGCCGGGCGGCCACATGTTTCCTCTGGAGCGCCCACTGGACACCGCCAATCTGCTCAAGGACCTCTTCCAGCGCTGGGAAGGACGCCGCCCATGAGCGTCGTTGAAGAAGTCCGCCTGAGCCTGCCCCATATCGAACTGGCGGCTCATCTGTTTGGCCCGGAAGACGGCCGACCGGTGATCGCCTTGCATGGCTGGCTGGACAACGCCAACAGTTTCGCCCGACTGGCGCCCCGGTTGCAGGGCGTGCGGGTGATCGCCCTGGACATGGCCGGCCACGGTCATTCCGGGCATCGTCCGCCTGGCGCCGGCTATGCCCTGTGGGACTATGCCCACGATGTGCTGCAAGTGGCCGAGCAACTGGGATTGAAGCGTTTTGCCCTGCTGGGCCATTCCATGGGGGCCATTGTCTCGCTGGTGCTGGCCGGGTCGTTGCCGGAACGTATCACGCACCTGGGCCTGATCGATGGTGTGATCCCTCCTACGGCGAAAGGCGATAAT
This genomic interval from Pseudomonas alvandae contains the following:
- the sixA gene encoding phosphohistidine phosphatase SixA; protein product: MKLWVLRHGEAEPHGARPDPERVLTIHGREEVLLSAGRLIGEPLRAIYASPYVRAQQTAQLVREALGFEPELITVNWLTPETRPAEVLKHLDDQGNVLLVSHNPLVGSLLGFLQHGHLQQPEQVSTAGLAELEGDLPLAGAMKLKSLKHP
- a CDS encoding alpha/beta fold hydrolase codes for the protein MSQQVFFAHANGFPSATYGKLFAALAPQYQVAHLELHGHDPRFPVDDNWNNLVDELIHHLEQQPEPVWGVGHSLGGVLHLHAALRSPWLYRGVVMLDSPVLTRVDRWLILAAKRLGFIDRLTPAGRTLGRREEFSDLESARTYFAGKTLFRGFDPECFEAYLQHGLQPVGDRLRLRFDPATEISIYRGVPHTSPGRARKLEIPLAVVRGRQSRVVMRHHARSVGRMPFGESLSMPGGHMFPLERPLDTANLLKDLFQRWEGRRP
- a CDS encoding NAD(P)H-dependent glycerol-3-phosphate dehydrogenase — its product is MTEQRPIAVLGGGSFGTAVANLLAENGHAVRQWMRDPEQAEAIRVNRENPRYLKGIKVRPEVEPVTDLQATLEGSDLFFVALPSSALRSVLAPHAERLSGKLLVSLTKGIEAQTFKLMSEILEDIAPKARIGVISGPNLAREIAEHALTATVVASEDEELCQRVQAALHGRTFRVYASADRFGVELGGALKNVYAIIAGMAVALGMGENTKSMLITRALAEMTRFAVSQGANPMTFLGLAGVGDLIVTCSSPKSRNYQVGFALGQGLSLDEAVSRLGEVAEGVNTLKVLKAKSQEAGVYMPLVAGLHAILFEGRTLEQVIELLMRGEPKTDVDFISTSGFN
- a CDS encoding DUF4389 domain-containing protein gives rise to the protein MNDPKGQPQYESILLRVLWMVIYLLVWQVAQFILGAVVLVQLIYRLIYGAPSASLMNFGDSLSQFLAQIGRFGTFHSDQKPWPFADWPTPRTPEGEAPHTVAPAPHPVRDEEPKL
- a CDS encoding hotdog fold thioesterase → MSLWRTTPNIEQLNAAGKNTISEVLDIRFESFDDESLTASMVVDHRTHQPFGLLHGGASVVLAETVGSMAAYLCVDTSKFYCVGLEINANHLRGVRSGRVTATARSVHLGRTTQVWDIRLVNDDGKVNCVSRLTMAVVPLGEQPPAR